CTGAGCACCGGAGTGTCGCGCTCCTTGGTCTTCGCGTCCACCAGCAGCCGGCCGCCTTCCCGCCACACCGACGTCACGATCGTTTCGCCCGGAAACACCACGCCCGCGAAGCGCACCTGGTAGCGGGCGACCTTAGTGACATCGCCGTCGAGAACGTGGTCGACAACCGCCTTGCACACGACGCCGAAGGTCGACAGCCCGTGCAGGATCGGCTTGTCAAAGCCGCCCATCGCGGCGAACTGCGGATCCGCGTGCAACGGGTTCTTGTCACCCGAGAGGCGGTAGATCAGGGCCTGGTTGGGCATCGTCTTGCTCTCCGCGGTGACATCGGGAGCGCGCTCGGGGGCCTGGTTGCCTGCCGGCGGACCGGATTCGCCGCCGAACCCGCCCTCGCCGCGGGCGTAGATGCCGAAGCGGTTCGTGAACAACGGGCCGTCCTTATCGCCCGACACCGTTTCCACGATGATCAGCGCAGCCTTGCCCTTATCCCAGATGTGCGCGACGCGGCGCTGGGTTTCCACCGCGCCGGCAACCGGAATCGGCCGGTGGATGACCAGGTCCTGCTCGCCGTGCAGCACCATCATGAAGTTGATCTCAACCCCCGGCATCTCGCCAAGCCCGGAGAGCGCACCGAAGACCGGGATCACGCCGTAACTGGGAAGCACCTTGAGATTTCTCTCGTAGGTGTACTCGAGCTCCTTCTCATCGGTGGGCTTCTCGAAGCCCGCCCCGAGGCCGAGGTGGTAGAGTACGATGTCGTCCGGCCCCCACTCTGCACGCTGAGCGGGAAACTTCGCGGCGAGCGCCCTGCTTGGATCGATAGGCATAGTGTCCTCCACAGCGCGGGCTTTGCCCGCGGTCCAAAGTCGAAAGTCTCAACCCCAAAGCCAAATTACCAATCTGATTTCATTGCGTCACGCAAGAGTCATTCCCGGGGACGGCGGCTAGCGCTATTGCGGCAGCCCCAAGATGGTAACGGCACAGACCGAGCCTGGTCCTCCCAGATTGTGCGCCAGCCCGAGGCGCGCGTTTTTCACCTGTGCCCCATCGGCCCGGCCTTGGAGCTGTTTGGTGATCTCGCAGAGCATGCGGCAGCCGGTGGCGCCGATGGGATGACCGAAGCACTTCAAGCCGCCGCTGGCGTTGACGGCGATCTTCCCGCCCACATCCGCATGCCCTTCGCGCACGAACTTCGCGGCCTGGCCGCGCTCGCAGAAGCCGAGGTCCTGGATGTTGAGCAGTTCGGTGATGGTGAAGCAGTCGTGCACCTCGGCCAGGTCGATCTCCGCGACCGGGTTCTTGATCCCTGCCTCCG
The DNA window shown above is from Deltaproteobacteria bacterium and carries:
- a CDS encoding MaoC family dehydratase N-terminal domain-containing protein, coding for MPIDPSRALAAKFPAQRAEWGPDDIVLYHLGLGAGFEKPTDEKELEYTYERNLKVLPSYGVIPVFGALSGLGEMPGVEINFMMVLHGEQDLVIHRPIPVAGAVETQRRVAHIWDKGKAALIIVETVSGDKDGPLFTNRFGIYARGEGGFGGESGPPAGNQAPERAPDVTAESKTMPNQALIYRLSGDKNPLHADPQFAAMGGFDKPILHGLSTFGVVCKAVVDHVLDGDVTKVARYQVRFAGVVFPGETIVTSVWREGGRLLVDAKTKERDTPVLSNAAIELRA